A stretch of the Kroppenstedtia eburnea genome encodes the following:
- a CDS encoding mechanosensitive ion channel family protein, translated as MKPSITHLSGINEMEGIQDKFNDIAKDPARELWTPLVDHVLIPAIQIALILFLTWLALRYLGQVIDRLLNLSRFQEKRGATLGRLIKSTTRYAIYFIAAIAILEKLEIPVTSILAGAGIVGLAVGFGAQNLVKDVISGFFIIFEGQMEVGDYVQINGDVMGTVEEIGLRVTKIREFNQRLHYFSNGEIARVTNYNRDQMRPLVAVTVPFETDQELVQKTLNEVNEDLGRRLAPFVIEPFSIYGITNIGKDGVEYTITAVVTPEEYWSTEREMRKSIIRAFNLKGIEIAYPHQIMKVSPETPTIFPGKGNPET; from the coding sequence ATGAAGCCGTCGATAACCCACTTGTCGGGAATCAATGAGATGGAAGGAATCCAAGACAAGTTCAACGATATTGCCAAGGATCCCGCCCGTGAACTGTGGACTCCGCTGGTGGATCATGTTCTGATTCCGGCGATACAGATCGCGCTGATCCTCTTCCTGACCTGGCTCGCTCTCCGCTATCTCGGACAGGTGATCGATCGGTTGCTCAATCTGAGCCGGTTTCAAGAAAAACGCGGGGCCACTCTCGGGCGCCTGATTAAATCCACCACCCGATATGCCATCTATTTTATCGCCGCAATCGCCATCCTGGAGAAGCTGGAAATTCCTGTCACTTCGATTCTGGCCGGAGCGGGAATCGTCGGATTGGCGGTGGGTTTTGGTGCGCAAAATCTGGTGAAAGACGTGATCAGCGGCTTCTTTATTATTTTTGAGGGACAGATGGAGGTCGGCGATTATGTCCAGATCAATGGTGACGTCATGGGCACCGTCGAGGAGATCGGCCTGCGGGTGACCAAGATCCGGGAGTTCAATCAGCGATTGCATTATTTCTCAAACGGGGAGATCGCCCGGGTGACCAATTACAACCGTGATCAGATGCGTCCCCTGGTCGCCGTGACCGTCCCTTTTGAGACGGATCAGGAGCTGGTCCAGAAGACCTTGAATGAGGTGAACGAAGACCTGGGCCGCCGGTTGGCTCCCTTTGTGATCGAACCTTTCAGCATCTATGGAATCACCAACATCGGAAAGGATGGCGTGGAATACACCATCACGGCCGTGGTGACACCGGAAGAGTACTGGTCGACCGAACGGGAAATGCGGAAATCGATCATCCGGGCCTTCAACCTGAAGGGAATCGAGATCGCCTACCCGCACCAGATTATGAAAGTATCCCCGGAAACTCCGACGATTTTCCCCGGCAAAGGGAACCCGGAAACGTGA
- a CDS encoding heat-shock protein HtpX, translating into MRVTEGGLGFTWSDFGSSEQRKRHVKPHPDRPQTQ; encoded by the coding sequence GTGAGAGTAACAGAGGGAGGGTTGGGTTTCACATGGAGTGATTTTGGCTCGTCAGAACAACGAAAACGACATGTGAAACCCCATCCCGACCGCCCTCAAACGCAGTAA